The Flavobacterium galactosidilyticum nucleotide sequence CAAATAAAAATCTTCTATCTCCTGCAAGTCGTAGCTATTTTCAATTTTAGATTTTAATTCTGGTACCAAAGAATTTTGCTCTAAAATTGATTTTAATATAGCTTCTTTTCTTTTTACAATTACTTCATACTCTTTTTGAAACTTAGAAATATTTTCAATTTCAACTTCATCAAGGTTTCCAGTTGTATCTTTTCGATAACGGGAAATAAAAGGGATTGTACAATCTTCTTGTAATAATTGAACGGTATTTTGAATGTTAATAGCTGTGGTTGCTACAAATTTAGATATGTATTGGATATTAGTCATTTTGAGATATGCAATTTTAGATGATTGATATTAGATTTATAAAAAATCACCTTGCGAAAATAATATCTTTGGGAGTTAAAATGAGTTAAATGATTGTTTTATTCTACCTATTTCTGTTTTTAAATTTAATTGCCTTTATACTAATTGGCTATGATAAATATTTATCTAAAAAACATAAAAGCAGAATTTCCGAGAATACACTTTTAACTTTTGTTTTGATAGGTGGAACGATTGGTTCTGGAATAGCTATGCTTATTTTTAGACACAAAACTGCTAAAAGAAGGTATTTATTGAGGTTTTGGGTACTAGTTTTAATTCAAATTACCTTAATTTTTACGCTTTTCTATCTAAACTGTTTTAATAACGCATAGGACTTTCTATTCAAAACTTAATTTTTATACTGTGTATATCATTTTAAAAAAATGTTCATTACTAAAAATTGTAAAGTATTATTTTATCGATTTTTAAATAATTTTAGTTACTTGCTAAAATTAAATCCATATACAAATCTGATTTTGGAAGGACTACTTTAGATTGATGACATATACTAAATCCAGCATCGTTAAACATTTTTATATAATTGTGTGAAAAGGAATTTTCAACACCGTAAATCTCAGAATTTGGATTTCTTAAAAAATCGTGATTCACTCCTACTGGCTCAATAGCTACAAAAATTACTTTTCCAACAACACTTAATTCGTTAAAAAAATCTTGCAATCTAGATTGAACAAAATATTCTAACACACCTGCCGAAGTTAAAATTATGATATGCTCGTTTCTGTTCTCTTTAATCCAATCGAATGCGTCTGACGCAACAAATTCTAGTTTTTGATTTTTACTAAATACTTTTTTATTGGCCTCTATTTGAGTAACACTCAAATCTATCCCAATAAATCTATCTACATTAGGAAGTTTTAAACTTAGATGATTTAACACTGTTCCTTCACCTGTTCCAATTTCAACCAACATATTAAATTTTCTACCTTCTTTATCTAATTTATCTTTTAATAATTCTACCAAAAAAGAACATTCTGGTATGAAAAAATCTTCTAAAACATTATTAAATAATCTTGTAGAAAAATATTCTTCAGCTCTATTTGTCCAAAAATCTTGATGAAATTGAGATAGTGTTTCAAAATCTTCATTTCTTTTAGCTTTTCCTAACAAAGCATGACGCATTAAACGTTCTTTAAGCGTTAAACCTACCACAATTGTCATTCCTTTATTACTTAATTGCTTAGCTTTTTTAGGCATTA carries:
- a CDS encoding class I SAM-dependent methyltransferase — protein: MKDISKTIVGSILIIVMPKKAKQLSNKGMTIVVGLTLKERLMRHALLGKAKRNEDFETLSQFHQDFWTNRAEEYFSTRLFNNVLEDFFIPECSFLVELLKDKLDKEGRKFNMLVEIGTGEGTVLNHLSLKLPNVDRFIGIDLSVTQIEANKKVFSKNQKLEFVASDAFDWIKENRNEHIIILTSAGVLEYFVQSRLQDFFNELSVVGKVIFVAIEPVGVNHDFLRNPNSEIYGVENSFSHNYIKMFNDAGFSICHQSKVVLPKSDLYMDLILASN
- a CDS encoding DUF1294 domain-containing protein yields the protein MIVLFYLFLFLNLIAFILIGYDKYLSKKHKSRISENTLLTFVLIGGTIGSGIAMLIFRHKTAKRRYLLRFWVLVLIQITLIFTLFYLNCFNNA